The Negativicutes bacterium DNA window GAACAACAAAAGCGCGAAAAAGAAGCTAAGAAAAAACAGAAAGTAGTTACTGTAAAAGAAGTAAAGCTTCGTCCAAATATTGAACAACATGATTTTAATGTCAAGCTTAAAAATGCTTTGCGTTTTATTGAAGATGGTGACAAAGTAAAAGTTACTATTATGTTCCGTGGTAGAGAATTATCTCATCCGGATCTAGGAAGACAAATATTGATTAAAATGGCAGAAGAGCTAAAAGAATTAGTAGTTGTGGAACGTGAGCCTAAGCTTGAAGGTAAAAATATGATAATGATATTATCACCAAAGCCACATAATTAAAGGAGGATATTAAAATGCCAAAGATGAAAACACGTAGAAGTGCTGCAAAGCGTTTCCAAGCAACTGGTACTGGCGAATTTAAACGCTCAAAAGCTTTT harbors:
- the infC gene encoding translation initiation factor IF-3 is translated as MRVAFVTRFHFFRIIQEVDHISKDNLKINEEIRAREVRVNSATGESLGIMSLRDALQMAAEQQLDLVEVAPTAKPPVCRIMDFGKYRYEQQKREKEAKKKQKVVTVKEVKLRPNIEQHDFNVKLKNALRFIEDGDKVKVTIMFRGRELSHPDLGRQILIKMAEELKELVVVEREPKLEGKNMIMILSPKPHN